In Candidatus Ozemobacteraceae bacterium, a single genomic region encodes these proteins:
- a CDS encoding DnaB-like helicase N-terminal domain-containing protein, translating into MAYRKKLETWPFDDAAWSRITKRLKKHAAAKKPPLLGPFLVHDGRIVACPSSIRKGVGDWKYLLTRDTVVDCRKMLLSECPELGRQNVEALPEGYVQLDLERNTFVISASREILSDRALIRKIRQCFRIPRLSPVGLRDYGKEALCLTCMKSGKGWMGTGVTERVYDFPLDLLFEALHTCPSYSSFRVVGRKDDLVTVMLSKDLTYTTCGFLRFVVSERERADDVRQIVDAAVRQMKSDSMKLYVGIDVKPLRQEDCICLDAAFFSMEVNAPKLEQTPAEAEMQILAAIMAEWNGNAELSDMAVALLKPEHFTVPAHRGIFRAIADLKTREKYVFEIHVIKEMKRTGRLAEAGGEAFIWMIVRQLSDLFPGEAIKKLIRKLSASTQTE; encoded by the coding sequence ATGGCATACCGGAAAAAGCTCGAGACCTGGCCGTTCGATGATGCCGCCTGGAGTCGCATCACCAAGCGTCTGAAAAAACACGCGGCCGCCAAAAAACCACCCCTGCTCGGCCCGTTCCTGGTCCATGACGGTCGAATCGTTGCCTGTCCTTCCAGCATTCGGAAAGGGGTGGGCGACTGGAAGTATCTTCTCACGCGTGACACCGTCGTCGATTGCCGCAAAATGCTTCTCAGTGAATGCCCCGAGCTCGGTAGACAGAACGTCGAGGCGCTTCCGGAAGGGTATGTACAGCTCGATCTCGAACGAAACACATTCGTAATTTCCGCGAGTCGAGAAATCCTTTCCGATCGCGCGCTCATCCGGAAAATCCGCCAGTGCTTCCGAATCCCGCGATTATCTCCAGTCGGGCTGAGGGACTACGGGAAGGAAGCATTATGCCTCACGTGCATGAAAAGCGGAAAAGGGTGGATGGGAACCGGGGTGACGGAGCGGGTCTACGATTTCCCGCTTGATTTGTTGTTCGAGGCGCTCCACACCTGCCCGTCGTATTCCAGTTTCAGAGTTGTCGGCAGAAAGGACGACCTCGTCACGGTGATGCTGTCGAAAGATCTGACGTACACCACGTGCGGCTTCCTCCGGTTCGTGGTATCCGAGCGGGAACGGGCTGACGACGTGCGCCAGATCGTCGATGCCGCCGTCAGGCAGATGAAATCCGATTCGATGAAGCTGTATGTCGGCATCGATGTCAAGCCGTTGAGGCAGGAGGACTGCATCTGCCTCGACGCGGCCTTTTTCTCGATGGAGGTGAATGCCCCGAAACTCGAACAGACGCCGGCCGAAGCCGAGATGCAGATTCTCGCGGCGATCATGGCGGAGTGGAACGGCAACGCCGAGCTTTCCGACATGGCCGTTGCTCTTTTGAAACCCGAACACTTCACCGTTCCGGCTCACCGAGGCATCTTCCGGGCTATCGCCGACTTGAAGACGAGGGAGAAGTACGTTTTCGAAATCCATGTGATCAAGGAAATGAAAAGAACGGGCCGGCTTGCCGAGGCCGGCGGTGAAGCCTTCATCTGGATGATTGTCCGGCAGTTGTCGGATCTTTTTCCGGGGGAAGCCATCAAGAAACTGATCAGGAAACTCTCGGCGTCGACGCAGACGGAATGA